One Aspergillus oryzae RIB40 DNA, chromosome 2 genomic window carries:
- a CDS encoding uncharacterized protein (predicted protein), with protein MSTSRESLMILNASEEKLVLHAYDRQKHDGLSHVHIGGDMQLTLASSRGGRVSLLTGRRVTENDKMMPVAFCEAHLSTSVTKLSPGTRHSTMPTSSQVIYGTAMNGTVYRFLTLKEKEWRLLHLLQNLCIRDTVICPFTSKRKRQRNPAGYESLEFQPSQMHINGDILNRLSIRGPSYLMYMLVTEEFYSPSTPETGSPQAIYERFLELSKDLLGETSNPVEDVMMWLKRTLHVGF; from the coding sequence ATGTCAACTTCAAGGGAATCTCTTATGATCCTGAATGCATCTGAGGAAAAACTGGTGCTCCATGCTTACGATCGGCAGAAACATGACGGGCTCTCCCATGTCCATATTGGAGGAGATATGCAACTCACACTTGCCTCCAGTAGAGGTGGTCGGGTCAGTCTTTTGACTGGGAGAAGAGTAACTGAGAATGATAAGATGATGCCTGTAGCATTTTGCGAAGCACATCTTTCTACGTCTGTAACGAAGCTCAGCCCAGGCACCCGGCACTCCACTATGCCTACCAGCTCCCAAGTTATCTATGGGACAGCCATGAACGGTACAGTTTACCGCTTCTTGacactgaaggagaaggaatggcGTTTGCTGCATTTGCTGCAAAATTTGTGCATCCGCGACACAGTCATATGCCCTTTTACGTCGAAAAGGAAACGGCAGCGGAATCCTGCAGGATACGAATCCCTTGAATTCCAGCCTTCTCAGATGCACATTAATGGGGATATATTGAATCGTTTATCAATCCGAGGGCCGAGCTATCTAATGTACATGCTGGTTACGGAAGAGTTCTACAGCCCCTCGACTCCAGAAACTGGCTCGCCACAGGCCATATATGAACGGTTTTTGGAGCTGTCGAAGGATCTCCTTGGAGAAACTTCGAACCCGGTTGAAGATGTAATGATGTGGCTCAAGCGCACACTACATGTGGGATTCTAG